ATTGCGAAGGGCGTGTCTGTCGGAGACCTTCCGTTTACCACCTGGCGGTCGGTCTTGGAAGCGACGTTCGACCGACAACCCGACACGGTCGCGAAGGCGATTGCTGGCGTTCGGGACGGAATCGTCAACGGCCACGTCGACCTCGACCGGGGTCGGCAATTTTTCCACGACGCGATCCGTTCGGACGCTGCAACCGTCGACCAGACGGTCATCGAGACTGTTGGAACGATCGTCGTCACGTGTTCCCCGGACTGGGCGGCGGTCGCTCCCCTACTGAGGCACGGACTCGAGACTGGCGGAGACGCCGCCGTCGAAGCCATCTCCGTCACCAAAGCCGGACTCTACAAAGGAGTCTTCGAGTGGCGAGACGTGGCATCGTTCGTTCGTGACGGCCTCGACGGTGACGTAGACGTCGCGGAAGCGATGGTCGAGGCACTCGTGATCGCCAGTTCGAACGGCACGGCCGACTGGGCAGACATCGTGGCGGCCCTCGACTACGCCGCAGACCATCCCCACTCCCGGGTTCGCAGACAGGCCATGGACGCGCTCGGCTCTGTCGTCGCCGACTATGGATCCGAGGTCCACTGGCTGGACGTCGAAAGCGTCATCCAGCGATGTCTAGACTCGTCGGCGACCGCGGCACCCTCCGCGGCGGCCGTCCGCTGCTGCGAAAAGGTCGTCAAATCCGCCGGAATCGCCTGGTCGGCAGTAACGTCCGTTCTCGGTCCCGCACTGTCCCACCCGGAGGTCGACGTCCGGGTCGCTGCGGTCCACACGACGGGGCTACTCGTCGACTGCATCGACTGGGCCGACGCGAACGTGGTCTTCCGCGAAGCGCTCACCGACCGCGAATCCGACGTCGTCGAGGCGGTGTACTACGTCGTTGCCCACGGATTCGAGGCGGGGCACGTAGACTGGGACCAGGCGAGCCCCCTGATCGAAGTCGGACTCGGTCGAGACGACGACGTTGGGCCCGAATACGCCGTCTTCGCTATCGGTTCCGGACTGTACCACGGCGTCGTCGACTGGGTGACGGCAGCGCCACTCCTCCGTGACGCAGTAGCGGCGGGTGGCTCGAGCACCAGGTCCGAGGTCGTCAATGCGATCGGGACACTGCTTCGGGCCGACCGGATGCAGTGGTCTGACGTCGAGAGTCTGCTCCGGGCAGTGGTCGAGACTGGGGTGGAGCGATCGGAGGGTGCGCCAGAGGTAGTCGAGGTGATGGATGTCGTCGAGACGGCCCTCGTCGACCGCACGATCGGCTGGCCGACTGGGCGTCCGCTCGTCGAACGAGCGATCGATACGGACCACCCAGACGTACGTCACGCCGCAGTTCGAGTGACGACCGTCTGTCTGGAGGAGGGAATCGTCGGCTGGGACGACGTCGACTCGACAGTCAATCCCGCCGTCGAATCGAAATCTCCTGCAGTACGGGACCAGGTACTGTTGGCGGCGATTACGGCTGCCATGGTGGAGGAGAGTGCCAGTTACGGGGCAGTCCGTCCAGTCCTCGAATCGCTTACCAGTGGTCACGAGAGCGAGATCGGCGACGAGATACTGAGGTGCGTCACGAACGTCTCGGCATCGTCGCTGTCGTCGTCCGACCTTACGGACCTCGCCTGTGATCTCCTCTCGATTCTCCCACCCGAGCATGGCACGACCCTGCTCGAGTTCACCGTCGGAGACGAGCCACGACCAATCGACGACGAAGACGTATCGACACTGCTACGGCGGGCGCTCCGGAACGGGGCGGCATCCGTGCAGTCGACCGCTGTCCGACTGGCGGCTGATCGGTTCGGGGCCGACGACGAGCGGACGGTCGACCTGGCAACACAGATGTGTTCGCGAGGGACTCCCTCGTCGGAGGTTTTGGCGGCTGTCGTCGATGTGCTCGAGTCTATTCCCCCAGAGACTCGCCCGGTTGACGCGCTGGGGACGCTCCTCTGTGACTGTATCGCCGGCGAGTCTGCAGATGTCCGTCGACGTGGATTCGAACTCGCCGCTGAACAGTTCGACGCGTTGTCGCCAGCGGATCGCCGCGCGCTCGTCGATCACGCCCTCGACGAACTCATCGAGCGATCCAGCAGTCCGCGCGTCCGTGCCGGTGCTGCGGCCGTGGTGGGAGCTGCATTCGGATCCACATCTCGACCGACAGTCCATTCGGCTGCGGTTGCCCGGCAGGGAGCTGCGGCCGGACTGGAGGACATCCTCCGTGACGCCCCGGTCATGTCTCCAGAAACGAAGGTTCCACTGGTCGACCTCCTGACGAGACTCGAATCGCCGAGTCCGGTAAGCCGGAACCTGGTCGATGAGACACTGCGCTGATGCTGCCAAAGTGTAGCTGTGATTTTACAGACAGATCAGGCTGGTAATCGCCCCTGAATATGATGTTGTAGCAACCTCGTGTACAAATCATGAGTAGAGAGCAGATCGACGACAATCTGAAGAGCATGGCTAAGAGACGGCAGAAGTTCCGTGAAGAGATAGGTCTAGACGAAGATTGTAACGAGGAGACCCCTTCCGGAACCCCGAAAGTAGTTGGATAGCGATTTGCCGTCAGACCGATTTCGTAGCAGTCTCATGAATGGTCTCTCAATGGTGAATCAAGTGTGTCGCTGGGGGTTAGCGGATCGCTGGAATCGATAGATTCCACGATCCGCACCGAGAACAGTACGCATCTCCGCCAGCAACTCGTCGTCAAAGAGCTTGAGAACCGACTTCTTCGTCGTCAGATCACTGCAAAACAACAGCAGATCGAACAACTTGAGGCTCGCCTCAAGCGGTACGAAAACCCAAACACACCTCCCAGTAAGCAGGGTGGCGTGGCTGGATCACCTGGCAACGATGACAGCGACGAGGAAGAGAACGAAGACCAAGGGGACGACGCTGGCGGCGACGCTGACGCCGCCAGCGGCTCCTCTCCAGGACGTGACGAAGGTCACGAAGGAACAACTCGACCGCCTCCGGAACCAGAGGAGACTATTCGAGTCGATCAGGGATATTGCCCAGACTGTGAGCAAATCCTCTCTAACCCGGACAGCTACATCTCACGGACGATTATCGACATACCTCTCCCTATTCCAACCACTGTCGTCGAGTACGAACTCGGCAAACACCGCTGTTCCTGTGGAAACGAAGTCGTTGCTGAACATCCAGACTGCCCGGAAACCGGGCGGTTTGGGCCAAATATCATGGCCCAAACCGCCCTCGGTAGGTTCCATCAGCGACTTCCAAACCGTAAACAGGCGGAGCTGTTTGACTGGGAACTCGATACACCCATCTCTCATCGGACGATCTACAACCTGACCAAGCGGGTCGCAGACCGGCTGCGACCCGCGTATGACGATGTCAAAGCCCGTATTCAGGAAAGTGACGTCGTCTACTGCGATGAAACGGGATTTCCTGTTGACGGAGAGCAACACTGGGCGTGGACGTTCGTTACTGACGAAGAAGTGCTGTTCTGGGTTGATGAGAGTCGTGGAAGTCAGGTGTTAGAGGACGTCCTCGGCGAGGACTTCGCCGAGGACTCAACGCTCAGCTGTGACGGTTGGTCAGCGTATCCGAGCTATCACACGAAGCTCCAGCGGTGCTGGGCACATCTGTTGCGGGAGGCGGAGTACGTTGCTGAACGGTACGAGGAAGCAGAGAGGTTGTCTGAGGAGTTACACGCTCTCCATGACGATTTAACGGCGTTCGACGAGGAGGATCCGTCCGCCTCCGCCCGCGAGCAAAAGCGGGCGGAGGCGTCGTTACATCTGGAAGGCCTGATCAGGGAAGACTACGAGGCACAGGAGGTCAAGAAGCTGATCGAGAAGATCAGGAACGGGTTAGGGCACTGGCTGACGTTCGTTACAGAGCCAGACGTCGATTCGACGAATAATCGCGCAGAGCGCGCTCTGCGCGAGCAAGTTGTGCTGCGGAAGATGTTCCGGACCCTCCGCTCAGCCGAAGGGGTCCAGATTCACGAGACGATTACGACCATGTTAGCCACGTGGAAACGACGAGGACTTGATCCGCCTGAACAGCTCCAGTCCATCCTCGGTGGGCAAGAACTCAGATTAGGATGAGAGGCATCACTGGCCGGTGAATCCTGGTCACGCTATCCAACTACCCCCGAAAGACCCGGAAGAGACGAAAGAGAAGGGGATACACTCGAGAAAAAATAGGATCCGCATGAGAATAAACTGATAACCGATACTACTACTGGTAGTGATGGGAGGACGACCAGATCAATGGCCCAGTCGGTCTGAGCGGCTGAGTCGTCGCATCCACTACGCAGCTCGATCGTCGCCCATGCGGAGTGCCCGGAGCCGCTCCCGGATCGAAGGATGTGCGTCGGTCAACGCGTAGCCGCCGTGGAATAGCCGGAGTTTGCCGGTGAGCACCGCCTCTGCGGAAGAGAGCCGGTCGGTCGAGGCGAAGTTAGTCACTGTCGAGGAGACGACGACGCGGTCGCTTCGATCCGTGACGTCTCCTTCGAGGTCGCGCATTCGGCAGAGTGCACTCGCGATCTGTTCGCCACCGACCCGCTCCGCGGCGTAGGCGTCGGCGTCGAACTCGCGCTGGTGGAAGTCGACCAGTTCGAAGAGGACGTTCTGTCCGACCAGCAGCACCGACCCGACGATCCGGAGCCAGTACGACGTCATCGCGTCGCCACGTTCGAGGTGGGCCTGTTCGTGGGCGACGATCGCGACCTGTTGCTCGGGCGAGGTCTCCGCCACCAGTCGCTCCGTGAGGACGATTGCCTCCGTGGACCGAGTGTAGAGTGCAAACGAGCCGATGCGGTCCGTGTCGTCGTACACCCAAACCGGATATTCGGGGTCGAAAGAAGATGCCGGCAGGCAATAGGGCTCGTGCGACGCGACCACGTCGGAGACGAACCGATCAAAGAGGTACAACTGGTGGACGCTACCGACGAGAAGGTACAGCGACAGTGCTGTCGCGACGATCGAAGTGTACGTGAGTCCAGCGTTGGTTCCACCGCCGATCGGCGTCCAGACGACGAGCAGGGCCGCTACCATGAGGAAACTCAAGAGAACGTTCCCCGCGACAGCGAGGTACGTACCGACGTGACTGTGGTCTCGTTCCGGGTTCCGAACGAAGTCGTAGTACCCGAGATCGAGCCACTCCGAGTCGAGAGACCGGTAAATCGCCAGTCCGTACGTTCCGAGAAGACCTGCCAACAGGAGATCGACGGCCCACACGAGCGGGATCGGATCGGGGACGAAGAGTACGGCGGCGGCAATACTCACGATTGGGGCGACGAGGAGGGAAGTGACGATCATCGCGCGTCGACCGAGGGATGGAAGCTGCACCCCGACCGAGAGCCGACGTCTGGCGACGACGGGGAGGTCGACGAAGTCCGTGATCGACCACAGCGCGATCAGACAGAGGACGACGGTCCAGCCCGCAATTAGCCGGATCGTCGTCGAGAGGTCGAGGACGACGGCTGCGGCCGCGGAGGCGACGACGAGACCGAGCACGAGCGCCTGACACCAACTCGCCGTGTACCGGACGTAGTGGGTGGCCCGGTCGCGATCGGACACGAGCGGATCCGGTGCGCGGTCGATCGCCGTCCCCAACTGATAGAGGGTCGTCCCCATCGAGACGGCTATCGACCCCATTGCAAGCAGAACGAACGGTGTACCGAACACCACGAGCGCTCGCCAACTCGTCGAGTTAGCGAGAACGGTGCGCAGCTCGATCGTCGAGACGTACCGACCGTACGCCAGCAGAGCCAACAGCCCCACCAGGACGAACGGTGGAAAGAGGTAGGTGAGAGCGTGCGACCCTCGTGGAGCAGCGAGGGACTGGCGAATACGGAATCCGCCGCGCTCCGGTGCGGGTTCCATCGTCCACCGGTACCGCAACCAGAAGTCTCCAGACGTCCAGTAGGCGGTATCATCGTCCACCGGTACCGCAACCAGAAGTCTCCAGACGTCCAGTAGGCGGTATTATCCTCCCGCGTGAGATCGAACCCGTCATCAATTCCAGCCAGTCTGGAGGCTGCTGCACGGGGTACGAGTTCGTATATAGACGTACTCTCTTCGACGATCGCAGCCGGGCCCCGACGTGGTCCGTGATCCGATGTCCGAGTCGGTGCCGTGGTGTCACTGTCCGGAGTCTCCTGGAGTCGATCGAGTCGGTCCGATATCGACAGGCGTGTGACCTCGAGGACGTCCGTTCCGGTGATCCCGACGAGGACGCTGCGGACGGCAGTACGAAACCCCGTGACCGGCCGTCGCAACCAATCGACGATTCCCCGCGGTTGATCAGTGCCAGTTCGCACAGTCGGGACCACACCCAGTGGCATCGCGGACAGCCGTTGCAGGGATACATATCCGGTCGATTCGGCGTGGCCCTGGAGCTCGTCGAGCGCCCCTGCAAGGCTGTCGGTCGTCGTTCCGGAGTCGACGGCGTACCGATCGGCCCGGGCGTCGAGTCGGCTCTGTCCAGCGATCGAGAGAAACGCCGTCTTCCCGCCGAAGGGCAGCCCTATGGCGTGGGCCGCCACCGACAGTCCGAGACGACGCTCCCGCAGGCGGTAGGCAGCGTGTGCAACGGCGGCCTGGAGTTCGGCGGTAGCGAGCCGATCGTGAGCCGCTGTCGTCACGACGACTGCGCGCCGATGCCACAGCAGCGGCGCCACCGCTCGGACGCACGGAGCAGAATCGTCGACGACCAGCACCGGGAGGTCGACATCGACGTCGTGCTCGCCGTCGATCCGTGTTCCGCGGAACAGCAGCCATCGAGCCGCGATGCCGTCGATCGCAGCCGTCACCACCGTCACAGTACAGCCCAGAAAGAGGGGCAACAGTCCGACCGCGAAGAACGCCGCGAGCAGCCCCCGCCCCAGACCGGGAAGCCAGGCGTCAACGACGGCACCGAGCGCCCGCACTCCCGCAACAGCCGACATTTCGGCGCCAAACAGCTCCGGCACGATCCACCCGATCGTGTCCACGACCGGGTCGGGCAATCGATGCGCGGCTCCGAGCGTGGCCACTGCGAGCGCCGCCACGACGCCACCCAGTCCAATCAGTACGGGGCCCGAGACAGCGAACATCCCGAGGACGACTGTCCGGATCCACGTGCTAGAAATTCGACCGCCCCGGGCGTCCACCAACCGGTCGAGACGTTTCCGAAGCCCGTTGAGCAGGGAGAAGTGACCAGCTACGAGACCGAGCGTCGCAATCCCGAGCAACGCCGTCACCAGGAGTGCGATCGCCGAATCGAGTCCAGCCACGTCACCACTGATCTCGAATGTGGTACTGTCGGGGTGGAAATTGACGGCCTCGAGGCTGTAGAGCAGTTCGGCACTGGCGCCGAGCAGTGCGTATACGAGAATCACGACCCACAGCGTCGTCGCGATCCAGACAGACAACTCCAGCCAGTAGAGTGCCACGAGCGCGCTCTCACCGACGGAGGTGTCGGGTACGGCGTCACGCAACAGCAGTTCTACAGCGATGCACGAACCGAACAGTGCTAGACCGAGTCCGAACAACGGTTCGCTGAGCGGGAGAAGGGCTGCAAAGCTCCGGAGCGCAGTGGCAGCGGTTACGGCCGCGATCATGCCCGTGACCGGGCGGAGCCGAACGATCTCCGTCTTTCGAGCACCAGAAATCGGATCACGGATCGTCGGGCCGATCAACGCCGCGAGGAGGAACAACGAGTACAGCCAGATTTGCCCGCCGAAAAGGACCGAGATCGGAATCGAGAGTGCGAGCAGTGCCACGGGAACCCACATCCAGTCGGGGACTGACCGAACGACAGTTACCCGTTGATCGGTCGCATTCGTCTCCGATTCGACGGAGATCCGTTCGGTGTAAAA
Above is a genomic segment from Natribaculum luteum containing:
- the tnpC gene encoding IS66 family transposase; this encodes MSLGVSGSLESIDSTIRTENSTHLRQQLVVKELENRLLRRQITAKQQQIEQLEARLKRYENPNTPPSKQGGVAGSPGNDDSDEEENEDQGDDAGGDADAASGSSPGRDEGHEGTTRPPPEPEETIRVDQGYCPDCEQILSNPDSYISRTIIDIPLPIPTTVVEYELGKHRCSCGNEVVAEHPDCPETGRFGPNIMAQTALGRFHQRLPNRKQAELFDWELDTPISHRTIYNLTKRVADRLRPAYDDVKARIQESDVVYCDETGFPVDGEQHWAWTFVTDEEVLFWVDESRGSQVLEDVLGEDFAEDSTLSCDGWSAYPSYHTKLQRCWAHLLREAEYVAERYEEAERLSEELHALHDDLTAFDEEDPSASAREQKRAEASLHLEGLIREDYEAQEVKKLIEKIRNGLGHWLTFVTEPDVDSTNNRAERALREQVVLRKMFRTLRSAEGVQIHETITTMLATWKRRGLDPPEQLQSILGGQELRLG
- a CDS encoding M48 family metalloprotease yields the protein MGSIAVSMGTTLYQLGTAIDRAPDPLVSDRDRATHYVRYTASWCQALVLGLVVASAAAAVVLDLSTTIRLIAGWTVVLCLIALWSITDFVDLPVVARRRLSVGVQLPSLGRRAMIVTSLLVAPIVSIAAAVLFVPDPIPLVWAVDLLLAGLLGTYGLAIYRSLDSEWLDLGYYDFVRNPERDHSHVGTYLAVAGNVLLSFLMVAALLVVWTPIGGGTNAGLTYTSIVATALSLYLLVGSVHQLYLFDRFVSDVVASHEPYCLPASSFDPEYPVWVYDDTDRIGSFALYTRSTEAIVLTERLVAETSPEQQVAIVAHEQAHLERGDAMTSYWLRIVGSVLLVGQNVLFELVDFHQREFDADAYAAERVGGEQIASALCRMRDLEGDVTDRSDRVVVSSTVTNFASTDRLSSAEAVLTGKLRLFHGGYALTDAHPSIRERLRALRMGDDRAA